Proteins co-encoded in one Grus americana isolate bGruAme1 chromosome 12, bGruAme1.mat, whole genome shotgun sequence genomic window:
- the FHL1 gene encoding four and a half LIM domains protein 1 isoform X2, translating to MAFHRHTGPGSYTVGTMSERFDCHYCRDPLQGKKYVQKEGRHCCVKCFEKFCANTCTECKKPIGADSKELHFKNRYWHDNCFRCFKCYTSLVNEPFMLRENNKVWCSNCTATEDAPRCKGCFKPIIAGDQNVEYKKMVWHKDCFTCSQCKQVIGSGSFFPKGDDFYCVSCHEHKFAKTCAKCKNPITSGGLTYQEQPWHSECFICSNCKKQLGGKRFTAVEDQFYCVECYKECVAKKCAGCKNPITGFGRGTSVVNYEDESWHDYCFKCTKCARGLANKRFVCHNGKIYCAECPKRL from the exons GGCCTGGCAGTTACACCGTAGGCACCATGTCAGAACGCTTTGACTGCCACTACTGCCGTGACCCTCTGCAAGGGAAGAAGTACGTGCAGAAGGAGGGCCGCCACTGCTGCGTCAAGTGCTTCGAGAAGTTTTGTGCCAACACCTGCACTGAGTGCAAGAAACCCATTGGAGCTGACTCCAAG GAGTTGCATTTCAAGAACCGTTACTGGCATGACAACTGCTTCCGCTGCTTCAAGTGCTATACGTCCTTGGTCAACGAGCCCTTCATGCTGCGGGAGAACAACAAGGTTTGGTGTAGCAACTGCACTGCCACTGAGGATGCGCCCAGGTGCAAGGGCTGCTTCAAACCTATTATTGCAG GAGACCAAAACGTTGAGTACAAGAAGATGGTCTGGCATAAGGACTGTTTCACTTGCAGCCAGTGCAAGCAAGTGATTGGATCTGGGAGCTTCTTCCCCAAGGGCGATGACTTCTACTGTGTCTCCTGCCATGAGCATAAGTTTGCCAAGACCTGTGCTAAATGCAAGAAT CCCATCACTTCTGGAGGCCTCACTTACCAGGAACAGCCTTGGCATTCCGAGTGTTTCATTTGCTCCAACTGCAAGAAGCAACTGGGTGGGAAGCGCTTTACAGCTGTAGAGGATCAGTTTTACTGTGTTGAATGCTACAAGGAGTGCGTTGCCAAGAAGTGTGCTGGCTGCAAGAATCCTATTACAG GATTTGGAAGAGGAACCAGTGTGGTCAACTACGAAGATGAATCCTGGCATGATTATTGTTTCAAATGCACAAAGTGTGCCCGTGGTCTGGCCAACAAGCGCTTTGTTTGCCATAATGGAAAAATTTACTGTGCTGAGTGTCCCAAGCGACTGTAA
- the FHL1 gene encoding four and a half LIM domains protein 1 isoform X4: protein MSERFDCHYCRDPLQGKKYVQKEGRHCCVKCFEKFCANTCTECKKPIGADSKELHFKNRYWHDNCFRCFKCYTSLVNEPFMLRENNKVWCSNCTATEDAPRCKGCFKPIIAGDQNVEYKKMVWHKDCFTCSQCKQVIGSGSFFPKGDDFYCVSCHEHKFAKTCAKCKNPITSGGLTYQEQPWHSECFICSNCKKQLGGKRFTAVEDQFYCVECYKECVAKKCAGCKNPITGFGRGTSVVNYEDESWHDYCFKCTKCARGLANKRFVCHNGKIYCAECPKRL from the exons ATGTCAGAACGCTTTGACTGCCACTACTGCCGTGACCCTCTGCAAGGGAAGAAGTACGTGCAGAAGGAGGGCCGCCACTGCTGCGTCAAGTGCTTCGAGAAGTTTTGTGCCAACACCTGCACTGAGTGCAAGAAACCCATTGGAGCTGACTCCAAG GAGTTGCATTTCAAGAACCGTTACTGGCATGACAACTGCTTCCGCTGCTTCAAGTGCTATACGTCCTTGGTCAACGAGCCCTTCATGCTGCGGGAGAACAACAAGGTTTGGTGTAGCAACTGCACTGCCACTGAGGATGCGCCCAGGTGCAAGGGCTGCTTCAAACCTATTATTGCAG GAGACCAAAACGTTGAGTACAAGAAGATGGTCTGGCATAAGGACTGTTTCACTTGCAGCCAGTGCAAGCAAGTGATTGGATCTGGGAGCTTCTTCCCCAAGGGCGATGACTTCTACTGTGTCTCCTGCCATGAGCATAAGTTTGCCAAGACCTGTGCTAAATGCAAGAAT CCCATCACTTCTGGAGGCCTCACTTACCAGGAACAGCCTTGGCATTCCGAGTGTTTCATTTGCTCCAACTGCAAGAAGCAACTGGGTGGGAAGCGCTTTACAGCTGTAGAGGATCAGTTTTACTGTGTTGAATGCTACAAGGAGTGCGTTGCCAAGAAGTGTGCTGGCTGCAAGAATCCTATTACAG GATTTGGAAGAGGAACCAGTGTGGTCAACTACGAAGATGAATCCTGGCATGATTATTGTTTCAAATGCACAAAGTGTGCCCGTGGTCTGGCCAACAAGCGCTTTGTTTGCCATAATGGAAAAATTTACTGTGCTGAGTGTCCCAAGCGACTGTAA
- the FHL1 gene encoding four and a half LIM domains protein 1 isoform X3, which translates to MSERFDCHYCRDPLQGKKYVQKEGRHCCVKCFEKFCANTCTECKKPIGADSKELHFKNRYWHDNCFRCFKCYTSLVNEPFMLRENNKVWCSNCTATEDAPRCKGCFKPIIAGDQNVEYKKMVWHKDCFTCSQCKQVIGSGSFFPKGDDFYCVSCHEHKFAKTCAKCKNPITSGGLTYQEQPWHSECFICSNCKKQLGGKRFTAVEDQFYCVECYKECVAKKCAGCKNPITAGFGRGTSVVNYEDESWHDYCFKCTKCARGLANKRFVCHNGKIYCAECPKRL; encoded by the exons ATGTCAGAACGCTTTGACTGCCACTACTGCCGTGACCCTCTGCAAGGGAAGAAGTACGTGCAGAAGGAGGGCCGCCACTGCTGCGTCAAGTGCTTCGAGAAGTTTTGTGCCAACACCTGCACTGAGTGCAAGAAACCCATTGGAGCTGACTCCAAG GAGTTGCATTTCAAGAACCGTTACTGGCATGACAACTGCTTCCGCTGCTTCAAGTGCTATACGTCCTTGGTCAACGAGCCCTTCATGCTGCGGGAGAACAACAAGGTTTGGTGTAGCAACTGCACTGCCACTGAGGATGCGCCCAGGTGCAAGGGCTGCTTCAAACCTATTATTGCAG GAGACCAAAACGTTGAGTACAAGAAGATGGTCTGGCATAAGGACTGTTTCACTTGCAGCCAGTGCAAGCAAGTGATTGGATCTGGGAGCTTCTTCCCCAAGGGCGATGACTTCTACTGTGTCTCCTGCCATGAGCATAAGTTTGCCAAGACCTGTGCTAAATGCAAGAAT CCCATCACTTCTGGAGGCCTCACTTACCAGGAACAGCCTTGGCATTCCGAGTGTTTCATTTGCTCCAACTGCAAGAAGCAACTGGGTGGGAAGCGCTTTACAGCTGTAGAGGATCAGTTTTACTGTGTTGAATGCTACAAGGAGTGCGTTGCCAAGAAGTGTGCTGGCTGCAAGAATCCTATTACAG CAGGATTTGGAAGAGGAACCAGTGTGGTCAACTACGAAGATGAATCCTGGCATGATTATTGTTTCAAATGCACAAAGTGTGCCCGTGGTCTGGCCAACAAGCGCTTTGTTTGCCATAATGGAAAAATTTACTGTGCTGAGTGTCCCAAGCGACTGTAA
- the FHL1 gene encoding four and a half LIM domains protein 1 isoform X1: MAFHRHTGPGSYTVGTMSERFDCHYCRDPLQGKKYVQKEGRHCCVKCFEKFCANTCTECKKPIGADSKELHFKNRYWHDNCFRCFKCYTSLVNEPFMLRENNKVWCSNCTATEDAPRCKGCFKPIIAGDQNVEYKKMVWHKDCFTCSQCKQVIGSGSFFPKGDDFYCVSCHEHKFAKTCAKCKNPITSGGLTYQEQPWHSECFICSNCKKQLGGKRFTAVEDQFYCVECYKECVAKKCAGCKNPITAGFGRGTSVVNYEDESWHDYCFKCTKCARGLANKRFVCHNGKIYCAECPKRL, translated from the exons GGCCTGGCAGTTACACCGTAGGCACCATGTCAGAACGCTTTGACTGCCACTACTGCCGTGACCCTCTGCAAGGGAAGAAGTACGTGCAGAAGGAGGGCCGCCACTGCTGCGTCAAGTGCTTCGAGAAGTTTTGTGCCAACACCTGCACTGAGTGCAAGAAACCCATTGGAGCTGACTCCAAG GAGTTGCATTTCAAGAACCGTTACTGGCATGACAACTGCTTCCGCTGCTTCAAGTGCTATACGTCCTTGGTCAACGAGCCCTTCATGCTGCGGGAGAACAACAAGGTTTGGTGTAGCAACTGCACTGCCACTGAGGATGCGCCCAGGTGCAAGGGCTGCTTCAAACCTATTATTGCAG GAGACCAAAACGTTGAGTACAAGAAGATGGTCTGGCATAAGGACTGTTTCACTTGCAGCCAGTGCAAGCAAGTGATTGGATCTGGGAGCTTCTTCCCCAAGGGCGATGACTTCTACTGTGTCTCCTGCCATGAGCATAAGTTTGCCAAGACCTGTGCTAAATGCAAGAAT CCCATCACTTCTGGAGGCCTCACTTACCAGGAACAGCCTTGGCATTCCGAGTGTTTCATTTGCTCCAACTGCAAGAAGCAACTGGGTGGGAAGCGCTTTACAGCTGTAGAGGATCAGTTTTACTGTGTTGAATGCTACAAGGAGTGCGTTGCCAAGAAGTGTGCTGGCTGCAAGAATCCTATTACAG CAGGATTTGGAAGAGGAACCAGTGTGGTCAACTACGAAGATGAATCCTGGCATGATTATTGTTTCAAATGCACAAAGTGTGCCCGTGGTCTGGCCAACAAGCGCTTTGTTTGCCATAATGGAAAAATTTACTGTGCTGAGTGTCCCAAGCGACTGTAA